One part of the Alistipes onderdonkii genome encodes these proteins:
- a CDS encoding glycerophosphodiester phosphodiesterase family protein: MKKSILYILFALFSLSAAVSLTACKDDGVEISGANKSKTPKNVKLLEYGATSLTICWDFIRGATSYTVQLVDGEMNPVSEALCKTTDAIDYHEFTDLAADRIYYGRVRANFPYSSTSDWVYVTANEQPAMLMASVGILELDPKLTLNAATGSTLTYEWSYTDDAATDATRLYNIELFRDEACSELHVSWLADGKLASDKGIFTALAGYPVVRFTFSGLDPETTYYARVTNASFGNIMTPVVAGTTAKAGPKASQNNPAQAGDIVLAQDFAAFIHGGDIVRSAAGYNAVSGTEYRKTWEPATGENPQADGDRPVCNWTTEFNVFTGGTSAEYIESVGMKGWGLSGNTSTRPGYIKCGGGGGGIGILYTPELAALPKNTTVTVSFSASAYAEGENVYGSDIVVEAIEGAEFGSNNSVSKKGTAVASKVVDISSAVGRFETFTVTLDGLSPTSRIAFSSNPAQAGANKTRYLLDDIVVVYDGETRLEKLTVPANVKFDAEAVYSDKLTLEWDEVAGAASYTVAWWADGTEEKDATVAEGITSASYLLKELEAGTEYHAKVKACRYNNPDYDSDYSAAVSQKTDIAPVQAGIVVSKVLATSSTLTVEWARADGQACVNSSAQVYHVKLYSDAECKDLVVGWNASNVFGITAGNRFRFTFSGLAPATTYYVCVDDKTNDFFSDPLAYATAAAGPQAGATTAGSAKAGDILLAEDFSRVIHGGDIANFAAGYYPPSSNRGTYAAASGDNPSGFSATRCTANEFDVFSGGGVAAPYTEGTGLAAWGKSGNIAGRPGYVKMGAGSAAASLYTPELTALPDAATVKVRFSAQAYSEKYDGSGADAGKILVKAVRGAVLGAKGAITGTVTEVSAADPVDISAAKARFREFEATLTNVTPDCRIVISTSEKRALLDNVVVTCTAITPATKPAAPGGVSFDAAAAADRLTLKWNAVPDATSYTVAYWKGSASAPESEYAYKTGIASTATSQELTNLESNTSYWAKVKAVGSLDSDWSETANATTMDSGGEPLLPTADLLDVVFRNDGSAMDNSPSATPVRALEGTAMMTYYNDLYSRYAAHFNHTPGTSVNEGFYKADYSANKQFQDALADGHTLEALFKLDEKSDGSAELKMFSSMSSGGTGFLISKADRGTELTFLPNVSTTGKSSWVWTKSGINPEAGRYYHVVGVWNKQEAKTYIYVDGELKGTMDAPGNYVPPTTTTSYWFGIGVDASATVGQNAWKGDVAIARVYDAPLTAEKVKALWETVKRDQQPAAINITGLLYLSGCEVGADYTYTLYGKGFAAGDRIRFEPLAGSAGAFTLDGSAAAESLSVRIPNGFASGRYRMVLMRGQNQYPLGITQLTYSNNPARVAKPRVIAHRGYHKDGAAQNSVAALAKAQELGIYGSEFDVWITADGKVVINHDSTVPGSSLVIENVNYDQIKDLTLANGEKLPTLDDYLEQATKNADTKLILEIKRHSSAANNARAADAVIEAVKAKGLTDRVEYIAFDYTTCKRIVNALPGAMVQYLNGDLAPAAVRQDGIGGIDYRFSAYSGNPGWVKEAHANGMVTNVWTVDTVQDMMTCIAWGMDFITTNNPETLVELLTRTFVSAN; the protein is encoded by the coding sequence ATGAAAAAAAGCATTTTATATATTCTGTTCGCCCTCTTCTCGCTATCGGCCGCAGTCTCGCTGACGGCCTGCAAGGACGACGGCGTGGAAATATCGGGGGCCAACAAGTCCAAGACCCCGAAGAACGTGAAACTGCTCGAATACGGGGCCACGTCGCTTACGATCTGCTGGGATTTCATCCGCGGCGCGACGTCGTACACCGTACAGCTCGTCGACGGGGAGATGAATCCCGTCAGCGAAGCGCTCTGCAAGACCACGGACGCAATCGACTACCATGAATTCACCGACCTGGCGGCCGACCGGATATACTACGGCCGCGTCAGGGCCAACTTCCCCTACTCCTCCACCTCGGACTGGGTATACGTCACGGCAAACGAGCAGCCGGCCATGCTGATGGCCTCGGTGGGTATCCTCGAACTCGACCCGAAGCTCACGCTCAATGCCGCAACGGGGTCGACGCTCACCTACGAGTGGTCGTATACCGACGATGCGGCGACCGACGCCACGCGCCTCTACAACATCGAACTGTTCCGTGACGAGGCGTGCAGCGAGCTGCATGTCAGCTGGCTGGCCGACGGCAAACTCGCGTCGGACAAAGGCATCTTCACCGCCCTGGCGGGTTATCCCGTCGTGCGGTTCACCTTCTCGGGGCTCGATCCCGAAACGACCTACTACGCCCGGGTCACCAATGCCAGCTTCGGCAACATCATGACCCCCGTCGTCGCCGGGACCACGGCCAAGGCCGGGCCCAAAGCCTCGCAGAATAACCCGGCACAGGCCGGAGATATCGTGCTGGCGCAGGATTTCGCGGCATTCATCCACGGCGGCGACATCGTCCGCTCGGCGGCAGGTTACAACGCCGTATCGGGTACCGAGTACCGCAAGACGTGGGAACCCGCCACGGGCGAGAACCCGCAGGCCGACGGCGACCGTCCGGTCTGCAACTGGACGACGGAGTTCAACGTATTCACCGGAGGCACGTCGGCCGAGTACATCGAAAGCGTCGGCATGAAAGGCTGGGGGCTGTCGGGCAACACCTCGACCCGTCCGGGCTACATCAAGTGCGGCGGCGGTGGCGGCGGCATCGGCATCCTCTATACGCCCGAGCTGGCGGCCCTGCCCAAGAACACGACCGTAACGGTGAGTTTCTCGGCGAGCGCTTATGCCGAAGGCGAAAACGTATACGGCAGCGACATCGTGGTCGAGGCCATCGAGGGCGCCGAGTTCGGGTCGAACAACTCCGTGAGCAAGAAAGGCACGGCCGTGGCTTCGAAAGTCGTGGACATCTCGTCGGCCGTAGGTCGGTTCGAGACCTTCACGGTGACGCTCGACGGCCTCTCGCCCACTTCGCGCATCGCATTTTCCTCGAACCCCGCACAGGCGGGCGCCAACAAGACCCGCTACCTGCTCGACGACATCGTCGTGGTTTACGACGGTGAGACCAGACTGGAGAAACTCACCGTTCCGGCGAACGTGAAATTCGATGCCGAAGCCGTCTATTCCGACAAGCTGACCCTCGAATGGGACGAAGTGGCCGGGGCGGCTTCCTATACGGTGGCATGGTGGGCCGACGGCACCGAGGAGAAGGACGCCACGGTAGCGGAGGGCATCACCTCGGCCTCGTACCTGCTCAAGGAACTGGAGGCCGGCACCGAGTACCACGCGAAGGTCAAGGCGTGCCGCTACAACAACCCCGACTACGATTCGGACTACTCTGCCGCCGTGTCGCAGAAGACGGACATAGCCCCGGTACAGGCCGGGATCGTCGTGTCGAAAGTGCTGGCGACCTCCTCGACCCTCACGGTCGAATGGGCCCGTGCGGACGGCCAGGCGTGTGTCAACAGCAGTGCGCAGGTCTACCACGTGAAACTTTACAGCGACGCCGAATGCAAGGATCTGGTCGTCGGTTGGAATGCCTCGAACGTCTTCGGCATCACGGCCGGGAACCGCTTCCGCTTCACCTTCTCGGGACTGGCCCCCGCCACGACCTACTACGTCTGCGTGGACGACAAGACCAACGATTTCTTCTCCGACCCGCTCGCATATGCGACTGCCGCCGCAGGGCCGCAGGCGGGTGCCACGACGGCAGGCTCGGCAAAGGCGGGCGACATCCTCCTGGCGGAAGATTTCTCCAGGGTGATCCACGGCGGCGACATCGCCAATTTCGCCGCGGGCTACTATCCCCCGAGCTCGAACCGCGGGACTTACGCCGCAGCTTCGGGCGACAATCCTTCGGGGTTCTCGGCCACCCGCTGTACGGCCAATGAGTTCGACGTGTTCAGCGGCGGCGGCGTGGCTGCGCCCTACACCGAGGGCACGGGCCTTGCGGCCTGGGGCAAGTCGGGCAATATCGCAGGCCGCCCGGGCTATGTCAAGATGGGCGCCGGAAGTGCGGCCGCCTCGCTTTACACCCCCGAACTGACCGCCCTGCCCGATGCGGCGACCGTCAAGGTGCGCTTCTCGGCACAGGCTTACAGCGAGAAATACGACGGTTCGGGCGCCGATGCCGGGAAAATCCTCGTCAAGGCCGTCCGCGGCGCCGTGCTCGGCGCAAAGGGCGCCATCACCGGCACGGTCACGGAGGTCTCCGCGGCCGACCCCGTGGATATTTCGGCTGCCAAAGCCCGGTTCCGCGAGTTCGAGGCAACCCTCACGAACGTGACGCCCGATTGCCGCATCGTGATCTCGACGAGCGAGAAACGCGCCCTGCTGGACAACGTGGTCGTCACCTGCACGGCCATCACCCCCGCGACCAAACCCGCAGCACCGGGCGGGGTTTCGTTCGACGCCGCAGCGGCGGCCGACAGGCTGACGCTCAAATGGAACGCCGTCCCCGATGCGACTTCCTACACGGTCGCCTACTGGAAAGGTTCGGCCTCAGCCCCCGAAAGCGAGTATGCCTACAAGACCGGCATCGCGTCCACGGCAACGTCGCAGGAGCTGACCAACCTGGAGAGCAACACCTCCTACTGGGCCAAGGTCAAGGCGGTCGGCAGCCTCGATTCCGACTGGTCGGAAACGGCGAACGCCACGACCATGGACAGCGGCGGCGAGCCGCTCCTTCCGACGGCCGACCTGCTCGACGTGGTGTTCCGCAACGACGGTTCGGCCATGGACAACTCCCCGTCGGCAACGCCCGTGCGGGCGCTCGAAGGTACGGCGATGATGACCTATTACAACGACCTCTATTCGAGGTATGCGGCCCATTTCAACCACACGCCGGGCACGTCCGTCAACGAGGGGTTCTACAAGGCCGATTACTCGGCCAACAAGCAGTTCCAGGATGCGCTCGCCGACGGGCACACGCTCGAGGCGCTCTTCAAGCTGGATGAGAAGTCGGACGGTTCGGCCGAGCTGAAGATGTTCAGTTCGATGTCGAGCGGCGGCACCGGGTTCCTTATCAGCAAGGCCGACAGGGGTACGGAGCTGACCTTCCTGCCCAACGTCAGCACGACCGGTAAATCCAGCTGGGTATGGACGAAGAGCGGCATCAACCCCGAGGCGGGGCGCTATTACCACGTCGTGGGCGTATGGAACAAGCAGGAGGCCAAGACCTACATCTACGTAGACGGCGAGCTGAAGGGTACGATGGATGCCCCGGGCAACTACGTGCCGCCCACCACCACGACGAGCTACTGGTTCGGCATCGGCGTCGACGCCAGTGCGACCGTGGGTCAGAACGCCTGGAAAGGCGACGTGGCCATCGCACGCGTCTACGACGCCCCGCTCACGGCCGAAAAGGTGAAGGCTCTGTGGGAAACCGTCAAACGCGACCAGCAGCCCGCCGCGATCAACATTACCGGGCTGCTCTACCTTTCGGGCTGCGAGGTGGGTGCCGATTACACCTACACGCTCTACGGCAAGGGGTTTGCCGCCGGGGACAGGATCCGCTTCGAACCGCTCGCCGGCAGTGCCGGGGCTTTCACGCTCGACGGGTCGGCCGCAGCGGAGTCGCTTTCGGTGCGCATCCCGAACGGATTTGCCTCGGGCAGGTACCGGATGGTGCTGATGCGCGGCCAGAACCAATACCCGCTGGGCATCACGCAGCTCACCTATTCGAATAATCCCGCCCGAGTCGCCAAACCCCGGGTGATCGCCCACAGGGGCTACCACAAGGACGGCGCCGCCCAAAACTCCGTAGCTGCGCTCGCCAAGGCGCAGGAGCTGGGCATCTACGGCTCGGAGTTCGATGTCTGGATCACGGCCGACGGCAAGGTTGTCATCAACCACGACAGCACCGTTCCCGGGAGCAGCCTCGTGATCGAGAACGTCAATTACGACCAGATCAAGGATCTGACGCTCGCCAACGGCGAAAAGCTCCCGACGCTCGACGATTACCTGGAGCAGGCCACGAAAAATGCGGACACCAAGCTGATCCTCGAAATCAAGAGGCACAGTTCGGCCGCCAACAACGCCCGTGCGGCGGATGCCGTCATCGAGGCCGTAAAGGCAAAGGGGCTGACCGACCGTGTGGAATACATCGCTTTCGACTATACGACCTGCAAACGCATCGTCAACGCCCTTCCGGGTGCCATGGTGCAATACCTGAACGGCGACCTGGCTCCCGCCGCAGTCCGGCAGGACGGCATCGGGGGTATCGACTACCGCTTCTCGGCTTATTCGGGCAATCCGGGATGGGTCAAGGAGGCACATGCCAACGGCATGGTCACGAACGTATGGACGGTCGACACGGTGCAGGACATGATGACCTGCATCGCATGGGGAATGGATTTCATCACCACCAACAAC